The Fluviispira sanaruensis sequence ATTCAAGTTTTCCCACACAATTATTTTTTTGATTTTATGAAATGGCGTAAAGTAACAGTTGGGATATCCATTGTTCTTGTTGCAGTTTCTTTATTAATCATTGGAATTAAAGGTTTGAATTACAGTATCGACTTCTTAGGTGGAGCTGAAATTCAAGTTAATGTTCTTAACAAATCAATTACCCGTGAACAATTGCATGAAGCTGTTGGTAAAGCCGGTATTAATCATGCAGAAATCACTACGTATGGCTCACTTGCTGCCCGTAAAGACAATTCCGAGTCTTATATTGTCCGTATGCAACGGGAAAAAGGACAAGATGAAAGTGCAACGACAAACCGTGCAGATAAACTGGTAAGTTCTTTAAAAGCAGAATTTGGTGCTGAAAAAATCCAGATAGCATCAATTACCAATATCTCTGGAAAAGTAGGTAAAGAAGACGAGTACAAAGGTTATATGGCCTTGTTACTTTCTTGTATTGGTATTCTTATTTATATCGCGTTTCGTTTTGACTCGCGTTTTGCTCCGGGTGCTGTTCTTTGTCTCGTGCACAACGTTGTGATTGCTCTCGGTGTGATGACCTTGTTTGGTCGTCCATTTACCACAGTTTCTATCGCTGCATTCTTAACAATTGTTGGTTATTCCATTAATGACACAGTGATTGTGTACGACCGAATTCGTGAAACCCGCTCACTTCAACCCAAAATGTCCATGATCGATGTCGTCAATCGCAGTATCAGTCAAACCATGAACCGTACTATTTTAACTTCAACCACAGGTATCTTAGCGCTTCTTGTGCTCTCTATTTTAGGGGGCGGTTCTATTGAAGACTTTGCTATCACAATGCTTGTGGGTATTGTGGTTGGTACGTATTCTTCTATTTATGTTGCTGCACCTTTAACTCTCATGATGGATGGTTACCTTAATAAATTAGGCTGGAAGAAAAAAGATGCGAAAGAATTAGCAAAAGAAGTACGGCCAAAAGATTATGCACCACCTATAAATGTTAGAAAAAAAGTTCCGCAGGATAAAAAATAAATGGAATTAGCCGTTCTTTCTCAAAGTAAATTGACTTCACAGAATTTTATTTTAAATAAAGAGAATTTATGTATCACAAGTCGGTTTACTTGGAAACTAAGAAAGATTTTTGCGGAAAATGGTAAGGAAATTGACCAATATATTTCGCAAAAAAAAGTTTCTTTGCTTGAAGGAAAAACAATGGAAGAGGATACGTCTCCTCTTTCTCTGTTACCTGAGCCTTGGTCATTAAAAGATATTCGCAAAGCTGTAGAGCGCATTTTATCTGCAATGCAGAAAAAAGAAAAAATAACTATTTTTGGTGATTATGATGTAGATGGCACAACATCTTGTGCCATGCTAAAACATTTTTTTAATGACATAAACTATCCTGTTGATGTTTATATTCCCGATCGTCTCGTTGAAGGTTATGGCTTAAATAAAATTGGCTTACAAAAAATCTCTGAAAATGGCTCGACCCTTGTCATCACAGTTGACAATGGTATTGCTGCTGTCGATGCCTGTGCGCATGCTTTGTCTTTAAATATCGATGTTATTATAACGGATCATCATGACATCCCTCCTACTCTCCCAAATGCTTTTGCAATATTAAATCCTAAGCAAAAAGATTGTTTGTTTCCTTATCGCATGCTTGCGGGCGTCGGAGTTGCCTTTTATCTCATGATCGCTTTGCGTTCGCTTCTGCGTGAGCAGGGGGTGGCCTGCCCCATCAATCTGAAAAATTATTTAGATTATGTAGCTCTAGGGACAATTGCAGATATGGCTCCTTTAACTGGGGTCAATCATACGTTGTGTAAAGTTGGACTTGAAGTTTTAAGTCAAAATGTCCAAAACGGCAGTCGCTTAGGTTTATTTCATCTGCTTAAACTTGCCGGTTGGAATGAAAACTCCAAAGTTGACTCTGTCGATGTCGGCTTTAAAATTGGCCCCCGTCT is a genomic window containing:
- the secF gene encoding protein translocase subunit SecF — encoded protein: MAFKIGNIQVFPHNYFFDFMKWRKVTVGISIVLVAVSLLIIGIKGLNYSIDFLGGAEIQVNVLNKSITREQLHEAVGKAGINHAEITTYGSLAARKDNSESYIVRMQREKGQDESATTNRADKLVSSLKAEFGAEKIQIASITNISGKVGKEDEYKGYMALLLSCIGILIYIAFRFDSRFAPGAVLCLVHNVVIALGVMTLFGRPFTTVSIAAFLTIVGYSINDTVIVYDRIRETRSLQPKMSMIDVVNRSISQTMNRTILTSTTGILALLVLSILGGGSIEDFAITMLVGIVVGTYSSIYVAAPLTLMMDGYLNKLGWKKKDAKELAKEVRPKDYAPPINVRKKVPQDKK
- the recJ gene encoding single-stranded-DNA-specific exonuclease RecJ produces the protein MELAVLSQSKLTSQNFILNKENLCITSRFTWKLRKIFAENGKEIDQYISQKKVSLLEGKTMEEDTSPLSLLPEPWSLKDIRKAVERILSAMQKKEKITIFGDYDVDGTTSCAMLKHFFNDINYPVDVYIPDRLVEGYGLNKIGLQKISENGSTLVITVDNGIAAVDACAHALSLNIDVIITDHHDIPPTLPNAFAILNPKQKDCLFPYRMLAGVGVAFYLMIALRSLLREQGVACPINLKNYLDYVALGTIADMAPLTGVNHTLCKVGLEVLSQNVQNGSRLGLFHLLKLAGWNENSKVDSVDVGFKIGPRLNAAGRLGNALRSVDILYTNEDQNILEMAQFLHAENSERQQLEKAFTHEALAQVAALPELPEALVLHKEDWHPGVVGLVATRVLDKFYRPVLVFGTLDGKLKGSGRSTHSFDLFSVLNEVRHEFISFGGHFHAVGLTLAPEKLPWLREYLAKKAGEIILAQDKIPLLHVDGILSLNDMSPHFLRKLEQFEPYGVENPRTRWLVGPAQVKHVKRIGKDLSQGHAKVLLLENAQDVWVTAFGMADIFEEFLATGVDIQLVVEAKLGNWNGKISPEIKVIDYASVIYSS